The nucleotide sequence ccctatttggtaaaagaccaagtccatactatggcaagaacagctcaaataaacaaagagaaacaacagtccatcactactttaagacatgagggtcagtcaatctggaaaatgtaagAACTTGAaaaaatgtttcttcaagtgcagtcacaaaaaaccatcaagcgctatgatgaaactggctctcatgggaccaccacaggaaaaggaagacccagagttacctctgctgcagaggaaagtTCATTAGCGTTAACTGCACCtcgattgcagcccaaataaatgcttccacccggaattcaagtaacagacacatctcaacatcaactgttcagaggagactgtgtgaatcaggccttcatggtcgacttGCTGCaaaaaaccactactaaaggacaccaataacttGCTTGGACCAAAAaaccacgagcaatggacattagacccggggtggaaatctgtcctttggtctggtggGTCCCTaatttgagatatttggttccaaccgctgtgtcttttgtGAGGCGCATGAGTAGGTGAGGTGATCTCAGCatctgtggttcccaccgtgaagcatggaggaggggtgtgatggtgtgggggtgctttgctggtgacactgtctagtGAGTTATTTAAAttacaaggcacacttaaccagcatgtgcaccacagcattctgcagcaatctcgcttcatcccatctggttttgcgCTTATTGggagtatcatttgtttttcaacaggacatatgacccaacacacctccaggctttggaggactatttgaccaagaaggagattggTGAGTGCTGCGTCAGATGTTACCTGGCCTCCAGTTGCCCAACCTCAGCCCAATtgaatggtttgggatgagttggacacgctagtgaaggaaaagcagccttagcaaagtgctctgcatatgtggaactccttcaagactgttggaaaagcattcgaggtgaagctggttgaagggaatgcaagagtgtgcaaagctatcataaaggaaaagggtggttatttgaagaatataaaatattaaatatattttattcgttttaacactttttggtttactacatgattccatatgtgttacttcatagtttttgatgtcttcactattattctacaatgtgaaaatagtaaataaaataaagaaagacccttgaatgagtaggtgtgtccaaacttttgactggtactgtatttctaGAGGCAGTGCCTTTGggaatattcagaccccttgactttttacagccttattctaaaatatattcaatacattttttcctcatcaatctacaccaataccccataataacaaagcaaaaacagctttttataaatttttgctgatttattacaaatacaaaactgaaacatTGACATTTAGATACGTCttccagaccctttacttagtactttgttgaagcaccatttggcagcgattacagcctcgagtcttcttgggtatgacgttccAAGCTTGGCACACTGTACTTGGGGGagtgtctcccattcttcctctgcagatcctctcaagctctgtcaggttggatggggagcgtcaccgctcagctattttcaagtctctccagagatgttcgatcgtgttcaagtctgggcactggctgggccactcaaggacattcagagacttgtccgaagccactcctgcgttgtcttggctgtgtgcttagggtcattgtcctgttggaaagtgaaccttcgccccagtatgAGGTCGTGAGCGCACTGGAACAgagcatcaaggatctctctgtacttgctccgttcatctttccctcgatcctgactagtcttccagtccctgccactgaaaaacatccacacaccatgattctgccaccatcatgcttcacggtagggatggtgccaggtttcctccagacggtgacgcttggcattcaggccaaagagagttcaatcttggtttcatcagaccagagaatcttgtctcaagcggactgtcatgtgcctttttactgaggagtggcttccgtctgggcactctaccataaaggcctgattggtggagtgctgcagagatggttgtccttcttgaaggttctcccatctccacagaggaacacccgagatctatcagagtgaccatcgggttcttggtcacctccctgaccaaggcccttctcccccgattgctcagtttggccgggtggccagctctaggaagcgtcttggtagttccaaacttcttccatttaagaatgatggaggcccctgtgttcttggggaccttcaatgctgcagacattttttggtacccttccccagatctatgtctcgacaatcctatctcggagctctatatctcggagctctaaggacaattccttcgacctcatggcatggttttgctctgacatgcactgtcaattgtgggaccttatagacaggtgtgtgcctttccaaatcatgtccaatcaattgaatttaccacaggtggaatccaatcaagttgtagaaacatctcaaggatgatcaatggaaacaggatgaacctgagctcaatttgagtctcagggcaaagggtttgaatagtaatgtaaataaggtatttctgttttgtatttttatacatttgcaaaagtttctaaaaacctgtttttgcttcatcattatggtgtattgtgtttGATTGCTGacgatttttaaaaaatgtaatccattttaaaaataacactataacgtaacaaaatgtggaaatattcaaagggtctgaatactttcaaggcactgtatatttaacAGTTTGCAGCAGCAGTGATGACTGACTGCACAAGGTATTTAATGACTGCGGATCATTGAAGATGGCAGTGTAGGCATCTTCCATGGGACTAGTGGGGCaccagctatcaccaccacccaACATGCCAACAGGATTCAGTAGGACTTTTAGATCTATAGACCTGATGGTAAAGACTGTTCATTGTAAAAGTCCGATAAAACATCACAGATacagtaaatatatatttttatgataTTACTTGTTCTGCTACGACAAAATGGACATATTTGTTCAGCTCTTCACACCTTTAATGTGTGAAACTTGGCCATGAATGCTGCTACTTCTACAACCACAGAGGTATGAGGAAGTGGTAAATGTGTCTGTCTCTATGATGGTAAATGTCTCTATAACAGGGTCTGAGGAAGTGTTGACCTATACTCGGTGAAAACGTTTGAGGGTGTTTTTGTGTGACCTAAACTTGTGTGAAAAACATTGATCTTCATCTTCAGACCACTCAGAGTCAATGTTAAGACTTTTCTTCTGGTGGCATCAGTGGTCTTTTGTAATGTCACTGATGTTCCATCTATATTCCCAGAATTCCTCTTCACACAGGATATACTGCCACCAATCCTGGACCACTCCATATGTCCAATGTCACTATAGTAACAATTTACAATGACACTCCCTCCTTCCAACTCCATTCACCTCCTGTTGGTCCACATAGAGTTCTGGAGTATCTGACACCAAAGAAGCTCCTGAGTGATCAAGTGGGAGGTCCGAAACCCGAGGCAAGACTGAGACCAGAAAAATGCAAGTCCacttcaagaccatgattgtaattttgtcaaatcgcCATCATAATAAGAGTTAAAAATATCCagtatttttgttttcattttcagaagaacatatggattctttagacattcagaatggtGAAAAAATGCATGTTGAGGGCAAATAGAAGtactctacaaattattactaacccaaacactgTGGGGAACATTGAGGGCCTTGTCCGCCTTCAGAAGGGCTAAAGATTtatataatcataataataataataatatttcaacAGTGGtgaaagtatatatatattttttaagcctAGGtgtaatcatagaattacatatacaaTCCTTTATAATTTTAATATATTATCTCTGTGGCCTAATAGTCTAGGACTAGTAAAGATTAGTCATATTCACCTTTAGCATGCATTACCTTTTAATGTAGCATTAATACAACCAGTCATCTGgttgtcaaacaatcacttcaaaaagGGGCTCCTGTAGGTTACCCATGAACGTTCCTGCAAtcacaaaataattccagcatccaaacagtgcactgtgcacctgcaATTTGATGAATGAAAACAGACATCGGTTCAAAACCCCTACGTTTATTGTAATGAAAATCTGCTATTGTCATTAGGTCTACACTTGTAGACTGAATTGATCAACATGCCCATAGGAATCTGTAGGACTGTTAGATCTATGGTACTGATGGTGAAAGACAATGTTTATTGTAAAATATTGTCCATAAAACATATAAGATATTAAGATTTTTTTATGATCCTTTTTGTGCTGCTATGACTAAATGGAAATATTTGTTCAGCTCTTCACACCTTTAATGTGTGAAACTTGGCCATACAAGGTAGAGGCTGCTACTAACAAGCCACAGAGGTAAGAGGAAGTGGTAAATGTGTCTGTCTCTATGATGGTAAATGTCTCTATGACAACAGTGTCTTGGCCTATACTCTGTGTGAAGATGTTTAAGGTGGGTGTTTTTGTGCCTAAAGTCTAGTGTTAAAAACAGAAAATGGTATCTTTCTTCATATTTCTATTGCCATCCATTTGGAACAGTAAGAGTTAAATACAGCTGAATAAGTTATAATTACCTCATGTTGTCCTTCACCTTGCCCCCTCAGGTCCTTGGACTGTGTTGTCAGTCTGAACAGGCTCAGCTGTTGGAGAGAAAGAGGATTGTTCAGTGGTTGGAGCTTGGGTTGCTGTGAGGTAAAAACAACAATGGTATTATGACTGGTGAACCAGAGAGACACAGGGGTAGACTGAACTGTAACAAGACATTGTGGCTAAACTATGACCTTCTTGTCCAGCTTATTTACCCCAACACGTGAATTTTAACTGGTATGGTAGGGCCACTGTACGTATTCCCAAAAGCTTTGAATCAGGTTACAATCCCATTTCTTTCACATGAAAAGCAAGAAAGACTGGGTAAACCAGGTAAATACTTAATTATACAGTATCTGATTGCTCTCTACTCACTGGTCATAGTGGTGGTACTTTGTGTGGTGGTTTGTTAACATGAGGTAGAAACCACAATGGTATTATGCAGGGGTGCAACTTttgttttagaagtgggggagaCATAACCGCTCTGAGGCGTCTGCATGGTCTTAAAGCACACCGCTGCAATGATACAACTGGGGGGGTCAAacatgcaatttcagaatgtgggggggtcaTATCCCCCCTGTCCCCAGTGAAGGTTGCGCCCCTGGTAAAATGACTGGTGTACCAGAGAGACACAGTGTAGACTGAACAGTAACAATACATTGTGGCTAAGCTATGACCTTCTTGTCCAGCTTATTTCATTTACCCCAACATGTGGATTTTAACTTAGTATTAGCACTGTTATTAGCACTGTTGAGTTCAAACCTGTGGTAGGACCACTAAGTATTCCCAAAAGCTTTGAATCAGGTTACAATCCAATTTGTTTCAAATGATTAGTCAGTAAGACTGGATAAAACCAGGTTAATACTTAATTATACAGTATCTGATTGCTCTCTACTCACTGGTCATAGTGGTGGTACTTTGTGTGGTGGTTTGTCGTCTGACAGTGATGTGAACAGGCATTATAAAGTATCCCACTCTACACCTGTACCAGCCAGTGTTGTCCATCTTCAGACCACTCATAGTCACCGTTAAGATGTTTCTTCTGGTGGCATCAGTGGTCTGCTGTAGGGGTCACTGATGTTCCATCTATACTCCCAGAATTCCCCCAGACACAGTAGACACTGCCACCAATCCTGCACCACCACTTCCAATTTCCAGTGTCACTATAGTAACAATTTACAATGACACTCCCTCCTTCAACTCCAGTCACCTCCTGTTGGTCCACATAGAGTTCTGGAGTACCTGAacacagaggtacacacaccAAATAAGGTCCTGAGTGATCAAGTGGTTTTTTTGTAACAACTGACAACAAATATCATAATTATGATatgatggatagagaacagaaagcAGACATATACCAACATTCCTCATGTCAACTTGAACAATAATAGTGAGACCAGTAAATGAAACCAGAACACCAGTCATGTAATCACATGCAAGAGTTGCAGGGATCTTACCTGGAGTCACAGATAGGTGGAATCCTTCTATCCTGACGTCTGCTCCAACATTGATCTCTACAGCACAACAGTACCATTCAGAGTCCTCACTCCCCAGATCAGTCATGGTCACAGTGAAGGTTAGCTGGTTGATGTCATCAGAGATTGAGGCCTTAGCTGTGCTCTTAGGAAGGTAAGTGCGTACAACAGGAGAGCAACTATTGAAATAATATCCTTTACACCAATATTTCACATGGGTTTTGTATTCCTGATGATAGGGACATGGGATGGTGATGGAGCCTCCTGTCTTCACAGAACACGATAAGCACCTGTAgacacaacaacagaaaacacaTTAGATTGGAATTCAAGCAAATTCTCACAACAGGAAAATGACATTCCATCTGGACTATAACACACATAATACAGGAAGTGTTATTGATAAGACAAGCTACTGCTCCTGTCTTCAGAGTGTCAGCATGTGTCCAGTCCCAGTACCTGACCTCAACTTCAGCACTTCATAGAAACATTACCCTCCTTTATTTTTTTGCCAATCCACCACCCCCTCCTTGGAGGATAAAaattggctttgttactttggtcccagctctctgcaggtcattcactaggtcccccccgtgtggttctgggatttttgctcaccgttcttgtgatcattttgaccccactgggtgagatcttgcgtggagccccagatcgagggagattatcagtggtcttgtatgtcttccatttcctaataattgctcccacagttgatttcttcaaaccaagctgcttacctattgcagattcagtcttcccagcctggtgcaggtctacaattttgtttctggtgtcctttgacagctctttggtcttggccatagtggagtttggagtgtgactgtttgaggttgtggacaggtgtctttatactgataacaagttcaaacaggtgccattaatacaggtaacgagtggaggacagaggagcctcttaaagaagaagttacagatctgtgagagccagaaatcttgcctgtttgtaggtgaccaaatacttattttccaccatactttgcaaataaattcataaaaaatcctacaatgtgattttctggaaaaaataatctcaatttgtctgtcatagttgacatgtacctatgatgaaaattacaggcctctctcatctttttaagtgggagaacttgcacaattggtggctgactaaatacttttttcccccactgtacataacatTCTGTTGatggcaagaattttgtataataattgtaAATTTACATTTTGAACCAAGCGTTGTTTTGTGTATCGGTTCATAAGCCATGGAATCGGAATCCCCACCTCCtaccccttccacttgcctcttcctttttgcagtaatgctgcaatcaattgattgtaattttggatagagcaaacatttccaaatatttttgttagctgGACATTTTACGTAACTCTCCACCTTTCCTATTCGCAATGTCATTAACAAAGATAAATCATTTTTTGTATGAAATTCTTTCAAAATAAcgtaaaaataaaagaaaaacacATGTATTTGAGTTTAACAATAATATTCTATGTTATATTTGGTCTGTCTTTTCTGGAGGATGAATCTGGAATTGCAACCAGCTTTGTATGGTTTGTTTTAGAAAGGGCGATATTTTGAAAAGCTTCCATTTTCAGTTAATTGAAAATGTGAGGTTGTAATATAGATAAGGGCAAAAAGGCAATTTTTTACCAAagggtgagccattcttactgatctacttgagaaccagttcggctttaagtataacttttgtatgatttatgcttttagtgagaggtttaatgctttaatattttataattttagccccctgaattcatattcattatacaaATAAGCACGCTTCATTTAATCtgtcttgccattccaaataaagtgaAATATTTATTGTTCATATAATTTGAAAAACATATCGCTcggtgtaggcagggccataagtaaataggtaaactgggatatgcctAAACAACTAAAaagggtgatttttccaccaatagacaggtatttaccattccatggtagcaagatatgATCTATTTTTGCTCACTTTCTATTAAAAATGGTTGTAATGAGTTCATTTATTTacagagtatgtccacttcattgtcagaccattgtattggtaaactacaccgTAATCTAAAAGTGGTATTTTTTTTTACGATCCAATATATAATATGGTACAATGATCAtagtttggttgtaatccagagagtttAGAAAAATCATCTAGATCATCTATGAGGCTGTGAAGGGATCCAGATTGCATATTTAAGAGGAGActtcagcgtacaatgacacctttcaCCGTTTTTATGCCCTGGATTTCTAGTCCCTCTACAttattgttggacatgattttaatagctaacagtttgatggccataataaatagatatgccgaccttagacaaccttgttttactcctcttgacagtataatagtttctgagaagtagccattactTATTATTTTACACCTGGGTTTACTATACGGAACtctaacccattgtataagagattctcctaaattaGAATAGTCcatgtatttatatataaattctagtcgtactttatcaaaagccttttcaaaatcTAATATGAAGACCAGACCTGGCTTCCTAGATTTTTCATAATGTTCTCGTTTCCAGTATTTGTCTCATATAtcatgtatcgtccatgtaaaaagtCTGATCAGGATTAATAATATCCTACaacacctttttaattctatgctctatgcattttgctaggattttgcatcacaacactgaagtgtaaggggcctccagttTTTTAGGTGGACTGGATCTTCATACTTACCACCTGGTTTACAGGTTACCAGACCCTGTTGACAACACCCAACCCATTCGCCGGTGTGTATCGGAACAATAATAAACCTTTGCATGTTTGAGATTGAGATGTATTGTTTACATGGTGTTAAAAAGATAGTAACACCAATTGTTATAGGATCGTTTAGGCCTACTCCAGTAGTGTACTATAGGATATAACAGCATTCAAGTCATAATATACCCCAATTGCAGTGCAATGTGTAGGTCTATTGGGGACTACTTCAGCATGAGGTATCATTCACAGCAACGTTGTACTCTTCGACTCTTTTAACAATGACTTGTTAACATACAACTTATCGACCACCAGAAGAACATTCTGCTTCTTTATTTGGAGCCTTTTGAAAGTGGGGTACAGGGAACTTAATCTCTCCACTATTTCATTTGGAAATCGTCCTTAATAGAGAACGGTGTTCTTCAGCTCCCTACCCTGTTGTAGCAAGACAatcttcattttgtagtgagttagcctAGCTACTATCAGACAGTGGCCACTGGTGTAAAGTACTTTagtaaaaaatactttgaagtacaacttcaatagtttttttttggtatctgtactttactatttcacttttaattcagTAGATTCCTCAAGacaataatgtattttttactccatccattttccctgacacccaaaagcacttgttacattttgaatgcttagcaggacaggaaaattgtacaattcacacacttatcaagagaacatccctggtcatccctactgcctctgatctggcagactcactaaacacacatgcgtcgttggtaaatgatgtctgagtgttggtgtgGAGACAATCAAAGAGGTGTAATGGGTTCTCACTCAAAAATATGTTGCATTAAGCTGACATCATTAttcaatgtttttaattttttactgcatcagggatagcgtgcccctggctatccataaatttaaaaaacaagaacatGGTGCCATCTGATTTGCTTAATAGAAGgaatttaatatgatttatacttatacttttgatacttaattaCATTTGAGCAATTCATTATGTATTTTTTATACTTAAGtctatttaaaataaaatacttttagacttttacacaATTAGTACATtattttactgggtaactttcacttttacttgagtgttattctattaaggtatctttacttttactcaagtatcacaattgggtactttttccaccactgagagTGTCTTCCCTCCTCTCTGACACCAAAATGCAGAGGCCTTTGAAAATTAATTGTATCCACCTTTTCCTccatctgtcacggtttcggccgaggctgcctctcctccttgttcgggcaggcttcggcgctcgtcgtctccggagttctagctgccaccgatagatgtttcatgttcgtttgcttttgtctgtttgtgtcacacctgtttctgttttacgtaattagtgtcctataagtttctcgttgtgtttgtcatgtgttgtgtatgattgtttttcgtcagtgtggtgtttcgctcggttgagcatattctctccactgcgctggagctcagttgcacttgttcgtgcactacttcgttttgtcgcacctgtttgtgcgcatttgccttttcgccttgtgcgtagttgagctgttgggcttagttgtcctgttgcctgtgtttgggccagaatacagcatttggaacctaccgtctgcgtcctgcatctgatttcctacactacacctacacacgccctgacagaatcatacaccaagacatggaatcagcaggagccgaagcagcccagacaagactggaagcccaggttcgggaccagcaagagcaactcctgcagatggggaacgccctgcaggaggtgattaccacactccgaggctgggggtcgcctccaccaccgcccgccctgccagcaccatcggccagcccgcccgtTCCAGcaccggaacctcgaggagtccgactatctctcccgagggcttacgacgggacagcggctgggtgtcagggattcctgctccaggtagagctatacctggccaccgtgcacccggcaccttcagggcatgagagcgtgtccgccctgatctcctgcctggccggaaaagcgttggagtgggccaacgcggagtggaggaagatcgacgccacgaccatcacgtacaccgagttctcccgcagcttcagggcggtgtttgaccatccccggagggggaAAGCggtgggggagcgtctggtcttcctccgacaggggaggagaagtgcccaggaattcgcgctcgaattccgtactctggcggcagatgcaggggtggaatgatcgggccctcatcgatctataccgatgcagcctacgtgaggacgtccgtcgggagctggcgtgcaaggacaccagcctcactttcgaccagctggtggatatgtccatcaggctggataccctgctggctacccgcggacgtcttgcggagggtccgtccattccaccctccagcgcctccgagccttgtcccatggagctcggggcgctggcgctagagagaggaggagtcggcaggctagggggtccatccactgcaccaactgtggtcggggaggacacaccgcggctaggtgctggggatggcctcctaggggagatgacgacggGCCCCGCACtgggggattccttccaggtgagtaggcgccccactcacccagagctctctgttgcccatttttgtatgcctgtatgttttccacaggtagcacctcatgcccagcataaggcgctggtagattcaggcgcagctgggaattttattgataaaaggttttgtttagcgttagggattcccctcatttcTGTGGATGTTCctttttcccgttcacgccctagatagtcgtccgttgggtacggggctgatcaggaggtcacggcgccacttaggatgtgtgcgcagggggatcatcaggagatgattcagctgttcctgattgactctcctgcgtatccggtggtgctgggcatgccctggttgagtacccataacccagtgatttcgtggcaggagagggctctgatggagtggtctgctcagtgtgtgggtagatgtttgggcgtttccgtaggggctacctcggtggagagtccaaaccaggtgcccgcattgcacattccacctgagtatgggggatttggctattg is from Coregonus clupeaformis isolate EN_2021a unplaced genomic scaffold, ASM2061545v1 scaf1695, whole genome shotgun sequence and encodes:
- the LOC121583107 gene encoding CMRF-35-like molecule 4 — protein: MEWCLSCSVKTGGSITIPCPYHQEYKTHVKYWCKGYYFNSCSPVVRTYLPKSTAKASISDDINQLTFTVTMTDLGSEDSEWYCCAVEINVGADVRIEGFHLSVTPGTPELYVDQQEVTGVEGGSVIVNCYYSDTGNWKWWCRIGGSVYCQTTDATRRNILTVTMSGLKMDNTGWYRCRVGYFIMPVHITVRRQTTTQSTTTMTTTQAPTTEQSSFSPTAEPVQTDNTVQGPEGA